The genomic window GGCAATGGCTCTGATGGAGTTAAGGCTTAGGGCTTAGTCAACGGGCCGTAGGCATTAGTGTGTTTTAGCATGGCAATCGCCTTTGGATACAATGTCACCACGCACGTGGTTAGCGGGGTCTGGTAGGTTACAGATAAATCCAGTGAAAAGCTCTGCTTTTCACAACCGGATGCCGTCATAAAGACGGCATGACAGTGTCATGTTCAGTGCCTGATACCCAAATGCAATCGCCATGAGGACGAAGACGGAAGAGAGCGATATGCCTTTATTTTTGTAGAGAAAAATAAAGGCAATTTACTATATTTTTAATGGTTAACATCATTCTGCGAGTTACGAAGTAACAGTTCATCACACCGTTCGGTCAAAGTAACATAACCAACTATTGCCTATAGCCTGTTGCCTCAACTATCAGCGCTGCTTTCACTTTCAGGGGTTGGCGGCGTTTCTTCCGGCTTATCCGGCTCCTCACCTTTTCTATGCTTGCGCGGATCATACGGCTCTTGCTGTGGAATCGGCTCTTGCTGGAATAGCCTACGAGTAAAAAACTTATCCTTATAATAAGTAATTTTCTTAGTGCGTATCGGCGCGAAAGACTCAATAAGAATTATCTGCTCATCACGTGGCAAGGTAATAACTTCTTGTGGAAGTAATAGCGCGCGCTGTACTTCTGAGGTATTGGTAGTACGTGCCGCTGGATTCATATCAACGAATTTTGGCTTATTATGCGAGACTTGCTGCACTGTTTTATTACCAATAAGCTGCGATATAAGATTAGCGGTTTCCACGTTGTTAGCAGCAAAGGTAATCCGATAATAACAGTTGGAGAGGAATGAGTTCATCCCCGCTTCCTCATATATACCTTTTAGCTGCTGCGTATCTTGTACGATAAGGAACAATTTTACCCTATATCCACGAAAATAGGCGATACCAACTTGAAATTGCGGCATCTCACCAAGTGATGGAAACTCATCCATCATGAACATAACACCGTAAGGCTCATCTTTACGTGGCATATTGCGGGTCATAAAGTCGGTCGCCTGCTGATAAAACACTTTAAGCAGTGGCTCAAGACGTTTCAAGTTATCAGGAGTAACACCGCAATAAACTGTCATTTTCCGCTTTTTAAGAAGCTGCATATCAAAATCAGAACGAGCGGTTGTCGCGTCAATAAGTGGATTCGCCCATAATTCAAGACCAGAGTTAAGAGTTGAGACCACACCAGAGCGCTCTTTATCAGCCTTCTGCAAAAACGCTGCTATGTTCATATAAGCCACCGGATGGATGCGCTTACCGATGGTATCAAGAACAACAGCCAGATTATAAACCACATCATCCGAACGCATAGTGCGCACCACCTCACCAAAACTATTTACCTTTTCAGGCACAGCAAGCAAATAAAGAATAACCCCAAGCAGTAACGAGCGAGCCTCATTCTGCCAGAATTCTTGCTCTGGCAATATCAGGTTACATATTTTCTGGACATCATCCACCATCTGTCCAGGTTTTTCCGAAACCCAGTCTAGCGGATTATAACAGTGTGATATACCATCAGGATCCGCCGGATTCCATAGAAACACATCTTGCCCTATTCTCCGTCTGTAACCACTGGTAAGCTCATGATTTTCCATTTTTATATCATGACAAACAACCGAGTGATCCCAAAATAACAAATTAGGAATAACAAAACCCACACCCTTACCGGATCCGGTAGGAGCGAATAAGAGAACATGCTGAAAATCATCAACAATAAGATAGTTGTTAGCGCCAGTCTTACCAATTAACATTCCCCTTTTCGCCCGAAGTTTGGCGGTACGTATCTCTGTTTCAGTTGCCCAGTGCGCGTCACCATGTATACTTTCTTTCATCTTGAAAGGACGAAAATCAGAAAGTGGAGCACGCATAGCGTAAAGCAATGAAAGACTTATAAAAGCGCCAACACCAGGAGGAGCCACTATCTTAAACACATATTCTTGGGGGAAATTAGGATTGCTGTTATTCGCCCACCAATATTCAAGTAAAACTATATATTGCTGTACCATTATATGAGGAGCACTAAGTAGCTGTACAGCCGTCTCCTTTCCATAAAATAAAAATACGCTTACTATCAGACCAATAGATACAGGTATAAGGACTATAATCGTTACAACTATAAATAATATAGTTTTATTGGCACTCTCACGCTTCGCGTTCTCTGACTTATAGTCATCAGCCATACCGTCTATAGACCTTCCTTAAAGTACACTTCAGAAACATAGCGCATACCACGCTGCCCACGTTTTAACTGTACTATAATATTAACGACGTTTTCAACATAACTCTTAATCTGATCGCGAGTAATTCCAAGATCCGCCTGCATAATCATAAGTATAAGCTGCTCAATAGCAAGAGCTGGTGTATCGGCGTGCAGAGTGGAAATAGACCCTGGATGTCCAGTATTTACCGCTCGCATAAAAGAAAACGCCTCTTTACCACGAAGCTCTCCAAGCATCAGCCTATCAGGACGCAGACGCAGACAAGCCTCAATTAAATCCTGCATAGTAACTACCGCCCTTCCTTGTCCGCCTTTTGAAGCAAGTAAATGGACACGATTGGGAATATGAGTAAGCATTATCTCACGAGCATCTTCACAGGTTATTATTCTTTCCGTAGAAGGAATAACCTTAAGCGCGGCATTTAGAAATGTTGTCTTACCAGTAGAAGTACCACCACTGATGATAATATTTTTTTTAGCTAAAATCGCTCTCTTTATAAAGTCCTTAACACTACCAGCGTCAAGCAAGGCTCTAAGCTCTTTATCTATAGGATCTGCTTCATGACGAACGGTAGTAGATTGGAAGGCTCCCAAAGCCTCATATTGATCAAGATCCATGTTAATAGTAGTGGCCTTACGAATGGAGATCGCTATTAACGAAGGCTCAACCGCCGGTGGAAACACCACCTGAATACGATAACCATTAGGCAATGTAGCAGAAAGCAATGGATTTTCCTCACTTATACGCTGTTCACCATACTGCGCGACCAATCGTCCAAGCGACTTCAAATGCTCCAAATCCATCTCCGGAACTTCATACCTCTCCATATCCCCAGCTACCTCAACCCAAATCTCACCAGGTCGGTTTATAGAAACCTCACTAACCTCAGGACGAGAGAAAAATGGTATGAGTGGTTCCAGATAAGTATCAAGTGCCGCAAGTGAGGAAACAGACATCAGACAACTCTCAACTTATTGAATAAATACTCCACCAGCGAAGCTACCGGGGAAAACTAGATCTTTATTAACAAAAACATTAACTCTAGTCCCTTGATCTACAGTAATCGTTGGACGAATATCAATCATCCTTGTTACTATATCCCGAGCGGTAGAACTAAGATGTCCTACCCCTTGTGAGGCAGCGTTCTTAGCAGATGAATTTGTACTAGAAGTGCTACCATCGGTGTTAGTAGTGGTAACACCATCATCCGGCAACACCGCCTCAACAGCGACAGCGGCACCAATAGTTATCATAGTAGTAAGTATCGCGGCACTAAATATCTCCGTATACTTATTATCAACATGACCTTCAACACCACCACGACCAAGACCATCAACACCAGGAGAGCCAATTTGTATATCTATACCATCAGGACGTATCAAACGCGTCCAAACAATCATAACTCTTTTCTGCCCGCGTAAAATACCAGTATTGTAAGTTCCAATTAATCTAGATCCTTTGGGTATAAGTACAGTACGACCGGCCTCAGCATAAGTATCTCTACTCACTATAGCTCTTATGGTTCCAGGCAAGTCCGTATTAATTGCTGTTTCTAAAACAGCGTTAACAATCTTACCTTGAGCGATGGTCATATTAAGATTAGTAAGACTAGTAGCCAGTTCGGTCTCAGCTTTTGTAGCCTTGATAGTATTATTGTAAAAACTACTATTAGGGTCTCCTATAGAAAGGGTAGAAGACGAAGAAGAACTAGAGGCAGCTTTATTACCACCATTCCTAATCAACATACGAGAATTAATACGTTTTTGCATGTTTTTATCAACAGCCTTAGCACTGACCTTGCCCAAAGTAACTTCAGAAACTTTAGGAACAGGAGGAACAGGAGGAGCCTTAAAAGCACTAACCGGCGGCGGCGGAGGAGGAGGCGCTTCCGCGATAATAGACACTGGAACGGAAGGAGTTATGGATGGCGGACTCCCTATGGCTGATGGCGATACTATAGGAGGAGGAACAAAAACCGGAGCTCCTACAGGATCAGGTGGCGGCTGCAGAGCGATAGTAGGTGGTTGAGGCAACTCGCCAACCCCACCTGGCACGTCTCTATAACCAACCGCTTTAGCATCCCCTTTTTGACCAGATAAAGGATCCACATCTTTATTTTTCTTTTCCTCTGAAAAAATAGAATACAAAACATACCCGCCAATTAGCAAAACACCAGCTACAGCTAAAAGGACGTTGCCTTTGCCACCTGTCTTAGGCTGAGTATTGTATAAATCACTTGTATCTATAATTTCATCACCCCCGCCATCGTCTTCAGATTGAACGATATCATCGGATAGATCAAGACCATCATTTTTATTATCATCATCAGAAGGAGGAATATTATTATCCATAAATTACCATCTATTTAACTGATTCATTATAAATTTTTATTTCACCGCCATTACCTCTAAGCAGTAATTCCCTCGCGACAGCCGGAACAACCAAAGAAGTCCCCTTGACCATAGCGTTTATTGATTTTTCATTACCAGTAGAGTCTATAGCATAAATGGAGGGTACTTCCTTGATTTTTTGGTATTTAACGAAAGTGTTGCTACCATCATCATAAACTTGCAACGGCGCTATTTCATCAGGTCCGGTATAAGTATACTGATAATTGAAAGAAGCGGACTTCTCAGCTTTCTGTTCTTGAGAACTTATATCTTTCTCTTCAACCTCCTCAATTAACTCAGAAGACTCATCGTCAAACAAAGGATAAACCTCCTTAACCACTGGTGTAACTTTAGATTTATACCCCACCGTATTCTCATCAGGATAGATAAAACTCACAGCGTAAACATTACCAACGCCACCCTTCTCAATTGATTTTAAATCAAATTCATACGAACGCTTAGAGGTAATCAATGTCATATTAGTTGATATAGAATCAGTCATCGGTCTTACAAATAGACGATTACCTGTTGGAACTATCTGCCATAAGCTACGATCGCCAACTGAAATCGCTTTTATATCTTCTTTCTTACCAAACGTTATGTTTGTCTGGTACCCATATTTGGTGCGTATAGTATACACTTTTGAGGAGTCATAAACAAAGCTCCTTATACGATTACTACCGTAAGAAGGCTCTTTATTGCTTTTTTTATTAGATTTTGAACCACTATCAGAAGACACAAAAGGATCAGATAGATCCTCTCTACCATCAGCCAACAAACTTGAAGACAACCCCGATGTAATTAACAATGATATAAAAAAAACCCCAAATTCTCTTTTCATAATTTTACATTCTATTCTATTTTATCTTGTTATAATTAATCATCTTGGTAACGCATCATCATCCACGCGATAATCCAAAACATGAAATCCTAAAGGGTTAATATAGCGTTCTTCGGACGTAAGCGCAAGCTTTCTATACTCAAACAATATCGTAACTATCTTATGAGATTGCAGCGTAAGGCCATTAGCTGCGGTCTCTTCAACTAATAAGCGAACTTGCGCCCTGTTTGGCTTGATATAGGTGATTGACTTGAATTTAACTGACCGTGAGCCAGTACCCCCCATTCTAGCAGCCACGCTGTTAGGATTATTGGGATTTGCCTCTCTTCTAAATTTACTATAAACATTATTACGTTCAGACATTACTCTAACGGTCGTGTAATTATCAGAAATATCCCGAACATTATAGCTTTCTCTAGCTCTTATGTATTTTACTATGAAATAATTGTTAACCGCTTCCAGTCCTGTTACCTCTTTTACCGTAAAAGGATCCACAACTTGAGTTATACCACTCTTTGGTTCAACTTGGATAAGGAATGGCTCCACCCCCTTAAGAGGTGTCAACTGAGCGACTATCGTCATAACCACAAGCGTACTTACCATGGAAAGAATCGTGATGACAATCAGCAACCGACGCTGCAAAAGTACCGACTGATATCTATCTTTGTACCAATTGCGAGATTCTCTAATATCCGCGTCTTTTTTCATATTAATCACGCAACTCTTAAGTTAAAACTTATTAAATAAAATAAAAACTTCACAAATACACCAAATACTAAGCGACAAACTCTAATAAGAGTCAATTAATAAAATATTAATAATAATACTGTTAGTCAAATAGATTATTAAAGAAAAATCCAGAACCCAAACTATCGTATTAAATTTAGTATCTAAAAGTTAATTAAAAAATAATATATGAATAATATATGCCAAAAATTACCTTTATTATAGGCGGAGCGCGCTCAGGCAAAAGCTGGCATGCTGAACAAATAGCAATCAGCAGGGGCAAGAAAAAAATTTATATAGCTACCGCAGAACCTATTGATGAAGAAATAAAAAATAGAATTTTACTACATCAAAAAAGACGTGGTTCTGAATGGATAACCACAGAATCTCCTATAGAATTGCCAAAACAGGTAGAAAATCTATCTAACAGTGACAACTTATTACTTATAGACTGCCTTACTCTATGGATTAACAATCTGTTATATAACAATAAAAATGTTACAAGATATACAAACAACCTAATTGAATCACTTAAAAAAACACAATCTGATGTAATAATAGTGTCTAATGAGGTTGGTATAGGGATAACCCCCGACAATCAAATAGCCAGACAATTCCGTGATTATGCTGGTATATTACACCAACAAATAGCTGAAATATCAAACTCCGTGATACTTATGGTCGCCGGAATCCCAATGGTTATAAAAGACACCGAGACTAAACACTAGACAAATTTTGGTGCACTACTGACGCAATTCAGTTTGGCTTAACACGGCACTATTACCGTTAGAAAAATCTAAAAATTCAAGTGCTGTGGTTAAGTTGGTAATATCAAGAATGGATGTAGTGGTCATGATGGAAATCCTTGTTCGTCATTTTTGTGAATTATTTAAATGTGACTGTTACTTCTTTGATATTTTTTAGGCCATAGCCAGACGAACCATAAGCTTGAAATGCTCTTTCAACAAATGCTTTGATCTGTTTATCATCAATGCTCTCTTCTGTATGGAAGGTGGTGTTACTCCACTCAAAGATTCTATCTTTTCCTACTCCGTGCTCCACCCACTCAGACCAAATATTTATTGGCTCGCCTTTTACAAAAAGTGTAAATGATTTTTGATTGCCTCTTGGGTTCCCACCTGTGTAGATAAAAATCAACTCTCTCTCCCTATCAATCAGCCAATCGTGGCTATATTGGCGAATTTCAGGATGTTTTTGTTTGAATTCTTCAGGTGTTTTCTCTCTTACGAATGGCATATTTTTCTCCTTATTTTCCATTTTATGACAAATGGTTCTTTTGGTTAATCACC from Rickettsiales bacterium includes these protein-coding regions:
- a CDS encoding type IV secretory system conjugative DNA transfer family protein, coding for MADDYKSENAKRESANKTILFIVVTIIVLIPVSIGLIVSVFLFYGKETAVQLLSAPHIMVQQYIVLLEYWWANNSNPNFPQEYVFKIVAPPGVGAFISLSLLYAMRAPLSDFRPFKMKESIHGDAHWATETEIRTAKLRAKRGMLIGKTGANNYLIVDDFQHVLLFAPTGSGKGVGFVIPNLLFWDHSVVCHDIKMENHELTSGYRRRIGQDVFLWNPADPDGISHCYNPLDWVSEKPGQMVDDVQKICNLILPEQEFWQNEARSLLLGVILYLLAVPEKVNSFGEVVRTMRSDDVVYNLAVVLDTIGKRIHPVAYMNIAAFLQKADKERSGVVSTLNSGLELWANPLIDATTARSDFDMQLLKKRKMTVYCGVTPDNLKRLEPLLKVFYQQATDFMTRNMPRKDEPYGVMFMMDEFPSLGEMPQFQVGIAYFRGYRVKLFLIVQDTQQLKGIYEEAGMNSFLSNCYYRITFAANNVETANLISQLIGNKTVQQVSHNKPKFVDMNPAARTTNTSEVQRALLLPQEVITLPRDEQIILIESFAPIRTKKITYYKDKFFTRRLFQQEPIPQQEPYDPRKHRKGEEPDKPEETPPTPESESSADS
- a CDS encoding type IV secretion system protein — its product is MKKDADIRESRNWYKDRYQSVLLQRRLLIVITILSMVSTLVVMTIVAQLTPLKGVEPFLIQVEPKSGITQVVDPFTVKEVTGLEAVNNYFIVKYIRARESYNVRDISDNYTTVRVMSERNNVYSKFRREANPNNPNSVAARMGGTGSRSVKFKSITYIKPNRAQVRLLVEETAANGLTLQSHKIVTILFEYRKLALTSEERYINPLGFHVLDYRVDDDALPR
- a CDS encoding TrbG/VirB9 family P-type conjugative transfer protein, producing the protein MKREFGVFFISLLITSGLSSSLLADGREDLSDPFVSSDSGSKSNKKSNKEPSYGSNRIRSFVYDSSKVYTIRTKYGYQTNITFGKKEDIKAISVGDRSLWQIVPTGNRLFVRPMTDSISTNMTLITSKRSYEFDLKSIEKGGVGNVYAVSFIYPDENTVGYKSKVTPVVKEVYPLFDDESSELIEEVEEKDISSQEQKAEKSASFNYQYTYTGPDEIAPLQVYDDGSNTFVKYQKIKEVPSIYAIDSTGNEKSINAMVKGTSLVVPAVARELLLRGNGGEIKIYNESVK
- the virB11 gene encoding P-type DNA transfer ATPase VirB11, with translation MSVSSLAALDTYLEPLIPFFSRPEVSEVSINRPGEIWVEVAGDMERYEVPEMDLEHLKSLGRLVAQYGEQRISEENPLLSATLPNGYRIQVVFPPAVEPSLIAISIRKATTINMDLDQYEALGAFQSTTVRHEADPIDKELRALLDAGSVKDFIKRAILAKKNIIISGGTSTGKTTFLNAALKVIPSTERIITCEDAREIMLTHIPNRVHLLASKGGQGRAVVTMQDLIEACLRLRPDRLMLGELRGKEAFSFMRAVNTGHPGSISTLHADTPALAIEQLILMIMQADLGITRDQIKSYVENVVNIIVQLKRGQRGMRYVSEVYFKEGL
- a CDS encoding TrbI/VirB10 family protein translates to MDNNIPPSDDDNKNDGLDLSDDIVQSEDDGGGDEIIDTSDLYNTQPKTGGKGNVLLAVAGVLLIGGYVLYSIFSEEKKNKDVDPLSGQKGDAKAVGYRDVPGGVGELPQPPTIALQPPPDPVGAPVFVPPPIVSPSAIGSPPSITPSVPVSIIAEAPPPPPPPVSAFKAPPVPPVPKVSEVTLGKVSAKAVDKNMQKRINSRMLIRNGGNKAASSSSSSSTLSIGDPNSSFYNNTIKATKAETELATSLTNLNMTIAQGKIVNAVLETAINTDLPGTIRAIVSRDTYAEAGRTVLIPKGSRLIGTYNTGILRGQKRVMIVWTRLIRPDGIDIQIGSPGVDGLGRGGVEGHVDNKYTEIFSAAILTTMITIGAAVAVEAVLPDDGVTTTNTDGSTSSTNSSAKNAASQGVGHLSSTARDIVTRMIDIRPTITVDQGTRVNVFVNKDLVFPGSFAGGVFIQ
- the cobU gene encoding bifunctional adenosylcobinamide kinase/adenosylcobinamide-phosphate guanylyltransferase, which translates into the protein MPKITFIIGGARSGKSWHAEQIAISRGKKKIYIATAEPIDEEIKNRILLHQKRRGSEWITTESPIELPKQVENLSNSDNLLLIDCLTLWINNLLYNNKNVTRYTNNLIESLKKTQSDVIIVSNEVGIGITPDNQIARQFRDYAGILHQQIAEISNSVILMVAGIPMVIKDTETKH